In Syntrophotaleaceae bacterium, a genomic segment contains:
- the feoB gene encoding ferrous iron transport protein B, translating to MKVDVAVEGERIVMDSENIVDESRNTIILVGNPNVGKSVLFNVLTGTYTVVSNYPGTSVAVSRGHCEIDGTRFEILDTPGMYSIMPITEEERVAREMLLLEKPHAVIHVVDARNIERMLPMTLQLIEAGLPVILLVNIIDEAERIGMKIDIGLLQEKLGIPVIGGAMRSKRGLPEVRQAIAAYSPAKKAVFGYSADLDRDIDKVASALGGRYALSRRALALLLLQKDEEILQLVRCTEGENFALVEQSVNQTVFERRLDLHLRISLERKRVCKGVLDGVIQQPQERRKNFADRLSAWTINPWTGFPLLLLVLYFGIYQFVGQFGAGTLVNFFEGILFENYLNPWAIALVERATSWYWLRELLVGEYGLFTLGVRYAVALVLPIVGTFFLTFSIIEDVGYFPRLAMLVDRIFKKIGLNGRAVIPMVLGFGCDTMATMVTRTLETVRERIIVTLLLALAVPCSAQLGVILGLLSGVPLALLIWGFCIALVFLAVGFLSARLMPGEQPMFYMELPPLRLPQFHNVMIKTLSRMQWYFLEIFPLFIIASVLLWAGKMTGALNWVVAGMTPLVRSLGLPAEVSAAFIFGFFRRDFGAAGLFDLHSSGLLSSLQLTVAAVTMTLFVPCIAQFLMMKKERGWKVALSIFLFVSLLAFSVGWLLNRLLSVTGWL from the coding sequence ATGAAAGTCGACGTTGCAGTTGAAGGTGAGCGAATTGTAATGGACAGCGAGAATATCGTTGATGAGTCCCGCAACACAATTATTCTGGTCGGCAACCCCAATGTTGGAAAAAGCGTCCTTTTCAACGTCCTGACAGGAACTTATACCGTTGTTTCCAACTATCCGGGCACTTCGGTGGCCGTATCCCGCGGGCACTGCGAGATCGATGGTACGCGGTTTGAGATACTGGACACGCCCGGCATGTATTCCATCATGCCGATCACGGAGGAGGAGCGGGTCGCACGGGAGATGCTGCTGCTGGAAAAGCCCCATGCCGTCATCCACGTGGTGGACGCCCGCAACATCGAGCGGATGCTGCCGATGACCCTGCAGCTCATCGAAGCGGGGCTGCCGGTCATTCTGCTGGTCAATATCATCGACGAAGCCGAGCGGATCGGCATGAAAATAGACATCGGGCTGCTGCAAGAAAAACTGGGCATCCCGGTGATCGGCGGCGCCATGCGCAGCAAACGCGGACTGCCGGAGGTCCGTCAGGCGATCGCCGCCTATTCCCCCGCGAAAAAGGCGGTGTTTGGATATTCGGCCGATCTGGACCGGGACATCGACAAGGTCGCCTCCGCCCTCGGCGGCCGTTACGCCCTATCCAGAAGGGCTTTGGCCCTGCTGCTGCTGCAGAAGGATGAGGAAATCCTGCAGTTGGTCCGGTGCACCGAGGGCGAGAATTTCGCTCTGGTGGAGCAGTCGGTCAATCAGACGGTGTTCGAACGGCGGCTCGATCTCCACCTGAGGATCAGTCTGGAGAGGAAAAGGGTCTGCAAAGGGGTGCTGGATGGCGTCATCCAGCAGCCTCAGGAACGCAGGAAGAATTTCGCCGACCGCCTGTCCGCCTGGACCATCAATCCCTGGACCGGTTTCCCTCTGCTGCTGCTGGTGCTTTACTTCGGCATCTATCAGTTCGTTGGTCAGTTCGGCGCCGGCACGCTGGTCAATTTCTTCGAAGGGATCCTGTTCGAAAATTATCTCAATCCCTGGGCGATCGCACTGGTCGAGCGCGCGACTTCCTGGTACTGGCTGCGCGAGCTTCTGGTCGGTGAATACGGGCTGTTCACCCTCGGGGTCCGCTACGCCGTGGCTCTGGTGCTGCCGATCGTCGGCACCTTTTTCCTGACTTTCTCCATTATCGAGGATGTGGGCTACTTTCCCCGCCTGGCCATGCTGGTTGACCGCATTTTCAAAAAAATCGGTCTCAACGGCCGGGCGGTGATCCCCATGGTGCTCGGTTTCGGCTGCGACACCATGGCCACCATGGTCACCCGCACCCTCGAAACCGTGCGGGAGCGCATTATCGTAACCCTGCTGCTGGCCCTGGCCGTTCCCTGCAGCGCCCAGCTCGGAGTCATCCTCGGTCTGTTGTCCGGGGTGCCCCTGGCCCTGCTGATCTGGGGCTTCTGTATCGCCCTGGTGTTTCTGGCCGTGGGATTTCTTTCGGCCCGCCTGATGCCTGGCGAGCAGCCGATGTTCTATATGGAGCTGCCCCCCCTGCGACTGCCCCAGTTTCACAACGTGATGATCAAGACCCTCAGCCGCATGCAATGGTATTTTCTGGAGATCTTTCCTCTGTTCATCATCGCGTCGGTGCTGCTGTGGGCCGGCAAAATGACCGGAGCCCTCAACTGGGTGGTCGCCGGCATGACGCCGCTGGTACGGTCCCTGGGCCTGCCCGCCGAGGTTTCCGCAGCCTTCATTTTCGGCTTTTTCCGGAGGGACTTCGGTGCTGCCGGGCTTTTTGACCTGCACAGCTCCGGACTGCTTTCCTCTCTTCAGCTGACCGTCGCGGCCGTGACCATGACCCTGTTCGTTCCCTGTATCGCCCAGTTTCTGATGATGAAGAAGGAGAGGGGCTGGAAGGTAGCCCTGAGCATATTCCTGTTTGTTTCCCTGCTGGCCTTCAGCGTGGGCTGGCTGCTGAACCGCCTGTTGTCGGTCACCGGATGGCTATGA
- a CDS encoding metal-dependent transcriptional regulator translates to MNNSCKAEDLLEALWMAVVEEGDNSASLDELGVEAGDQALGELVARSLVEIQGERVYLRPAGRLEGEQVVRRHRLAERLMMDILDMKDSNANSTACEFEHLLNEGMETKICTLLNHPTTCPHGKPIPPGPCCLEAREKGDVGVVSLTEIKVGETAEIAYLATDDSKKMQKLMSMGVLPGNQIRLNRNFPSYIFSVGNSEFAVDEMLAREIFVRKG, encoded by the coding sequence ATGAATAATTCCTGCAAAGCCGAGGACCTGCTGGAGGCTCTCTGGATGGCCGTGGTGGAGGAGGGGGATAATTCCGCCAGTCTGGACGAGCTCGGTGTGGAAGCGGGGGACCAGGCCCTGGGCGAACTGGTCGCGCGGTCCCTGGTGGAAATCCAGGGTGAGCGGGTTTATCTGCGGCCTGCAGGACGCCTCGAAGGGGAGCAGGTGGTTCGGCGGCACCGCCTCGCCGAGCGCCTTATGATGGATATCCTCGACATGAAGGACTCCAATGCCAACAGCACCGCCTGCGAATTTGAACATCTCCTCAATGAAGGGATGGAAACCAAGATCTGCACCCTTCTCAACCATCCCACGACCTGCCCCCACGGCAAGCCGATCCCGCCGGGCCCCTGCTGTCTGGAAGCCCGGGAAAAGGGGGATGTCGGCGTCGTGAGCCTGACGGAGATCAAGGTGGGCGAGACGGCGGAGATCGCCTATCTGGCGACCGACGACAGCAAAAAAATGCAGAAACTGATGTCCATGGGGGTTTTGCCCGGCAACCAGATCAGGCTCAACAGGAACTTTCCCAGCTACATCTTCAGTGTCGGCAATTCGGAGTTCGCCGTGGACGAAATGCTGGCCCGGGAAATTTTCGTTCGCAAGGGATGA
- a CDS encoding response regulator, with protein MADLFANATLKKKLTGITMLVCSIVLLLTFAAFIAAEIFSFRKVMVSNNASLAEVIAANSSIALTFNDRDLAQNTLEALASQPDIQLAYIFDKRNQPFARYYRCKGQAEEHASRRLELSEPELKQLAEGVSAGKKSSRFSSSHLTTFCPVYFEGNPVGMVYLNADIGPFYNWLHFFAGAGLLVVGVSFLLAYLLSLRLQELVSRPILYLVEKMNHVRREEDFSIRAEKTSDDEVGSLVDGFNSMLSRVEERDGQLERYRHHLEDLVFKRTSELHEANQKLQQTVVELETAKTKIEAASHAKSQFLTSISHELRTPMVGVLGTSELLLASSLDYYQRNLVETLLESGEGLLTLLNDLLDLSKIEAGKLVLEHIDFSLAEIIETPVKLLAKGARDKNLELLCRCEPDVPRHLRGDPGRLRQVIFNLVGNAIKFTPAGEVALHVKLVRQQTDRATLRFLVSDTGIGIAPAARERIFDAFCQADNSVTRKFGGTGLGLSIVKQLVEKMGGKIGLSSEQGTGSLFYFTVDLEVPEKVERDRISHGKKGTGKRVLVVDDSLAVRQMFRERFKAEGFEVVTAASCEEGWSHLQNGQDAGNAFYAVVLDEELPGEDSRRLAELLTESGFDGWLVAVKNRDNMPCGELDGVDAVIYRPLLPSVVDECLAKILEGPPSPLKAPPKSVQDPDGGAEDEKELVKRRGRILVAEDNVTTQNLLKISLGSAGHEVVVAGDGKSALDIWRNSSFDLILMDFNMPEMDGCTVTRQIRATGWRHPIVGLTAHTSDNHVEQCREAGMDDYLCKPFKQKQLHQVVEKWLAEGVFSGAG; from the coding sequence ATGGCCGACCTTTTCGCCAATGCCACCCTGAAAAAAAAGCTCACCGGCATCACCATGCTGGTCTGCAGCATCGTGCTGTTGCTGACCTTTGCCGCCTTCATCGCCGCGGAAATATTTTCTTTCCGCAAGGTCATGGTCAGCAACAACGCTTCCCTTGCCGAGGTCATCGCTGCGAACAGTTCCATCGCCCTGACTTTCAATGATCGCGACCTGGCTCAGAACACCCTGGAAGCCCTGGCTTCCCAACCCGATATCCAGCTGGCTTACATCTTCGACAAGCGGAATCAGCCTTTCGCCCGGTATTATAGATGCAAAGGCCAGGCTGAAGAGCACGCCTCCCGGCGCCTCGAACTATCTGAACCCGAACTGAAACAGCTTGCCGAAGGGGTCAGCGCCGGGAAGAAATCGAGCCGCTTTTCCAGCAGCCACCTGACCACTTTTTGTCCGGTCTATTTCGAGGGAAATCCCGTCGGCATGGTCTATCTCAATGCCGATATAGGACCCTTCTACAACTGGCTGCATTTCTTTGCGGGGGCAGGGCTGCTGGTCGTCGGAGTCTCCTTTCTGCTGGCCTACCTGCTTTCTCTTCGCCTTCAGGAACTGGTGTCCCGTCCCATACTCTATCTTGTGGAGAAGATGAACCACGTTCGAAGGGAGGAGGATTTTTCCATCCGGGCGGAAAAAACCTCCGATGACGAGGTCGGATCTCTGGTCGATGGTTTCAACAGCATGCTCAGCCGGGTTGAGGAACGGGACGGGCAACTGGAGCGCTATCGGCACCATCTCGAAGACCTGGTTTTCAAGCGGACTTCCGAACTGCACGAAGCGAATCAAAAATTACAGCAGACGGTCGTAGAGCTGGAAACCGCCAAAACCAAGATTGAAGCCGCAAGTCATGCCAAATCGCAATTTCTGACAAGCATCAGTCACGAGCTCCGAACCCCCATGGTCGGAGTGCTGGGGACTTCCGAACTGCTGTTGGCCAGCAGCCTCGATTACTATCAGCGCAATCTGGTGGAGACCCTCCTTGAATCGGGGGAGGGCTTGCTGACCCTGCTCAACGATCTTCTCGACCTGTCGAAAATTGAAGCGGGAAAACTTGTTCTGGAACACATTGATTTCAGCCTTGCGGAGATCATTGAAACCCCGGTCAAATTGCTCGCCAAAGGGGCGCGGGACAAAAATCTCGAGTTGCTCTGCCGTTGTGAGCCCGATGTGCCAAGGCATCTGCGCGGGGATCCGGGCCGGCTGCGCCAGGTCATTTTCAACCTGGTCGGCAATGCCATAAAATTCACCCCGGCAGGTGAGGTTGCGCTCCACGTCAAACTGGTGCGGCAACAAACGGATCGTGCCACCCTCCGTTTTCTGGTCAGTGACACCGGTATCGGCATCGCTCCGGCCGCCCGGGAGAGGATCTTCGATGCCTTCTGCCAGGCGGATAACTCCGTCACCCGTAAATTCGGCGGTACCGGATTGGGCTTGTCCATCGTCAAGCAGCTGGTGGAAAAGATGGGCGGAAAGATCGGTTTGAGCAGTGAACAGGGAACGGGATCCCTGTTCTATTTCACGGTCGATCTGGAGGTGCCCGAGAAAGTGGAGAGGGACCGCATTTCTCACGGAAAAAAAGGAACCGGAAAACGAGTCCTGGTCGTCGACGACAGCCTGGCCGTTCGTCAGATGTTCCGGGAACGGTTCAAGGCGGAAGGGTTTGAGGTGGTTACGGCGGCAAGCTGTGAAGAGGGTTGGAGCCATCTGCAAAACGGCCAGGATGCCGGCAACGCTTTTTATGCCGTTGTCCTGGACGAGGAGCTGCCCGGGGAGGATAGCCGGCGTTTGGCCGAACTGCTGACCGAAAGCGGTTTTGACGGATGGCTGGTGGCCGTCAAGAACCGGGACAATATGCCCTGCGGGGAACTCGATGGCGTCGATGCCGTGATTTACAGGCCGCTGCTGCCCTCTGTGGTCGATGAATGCCTCGCGAAGATCCTCGAGGGACCTCCCTCGCCCCTGAAGGCGCCGCCGAAATCCGTTCAGGATCCGGACGGAGGTGCGGAGGATGAAAAGGAGCTGGTTAAACGCAGGGGCAGGATACTTGTGGCTGAAGACAACGTAACCACCCAGAATCTTTTGAAAATCAGTCTTGGCAGCGCCGGGCACGAGGTCGTGGTTGCCGGAGACGGGAAAAGCGCTCTGGACATCTGGCGGAACTCGTCCTTCGACCTAATACTGATGGATTTCAATATGCCGGAGATGGACGGCTGCACGGTTACTCGCCAGATCCGCGCCACGGGCTGGAGACATCCGATCGTGGGACTCACGGCCCATACTTCTGATAATCATGTCGAACAGTGCCGCGAGGCGGGCATGGACGACTATCTCTGCAAGCCTTTCAAACAGAAGCAATTGCATCAAGTCGTAGAAAAATGGCTGGCGGAAGGTGTCTTTTCGGGAGCCGGATGA
- a CDS encoding TonB-dependent receptor plug domain-containing protein, with protein MVVKAGKPEITGNGTVIKRETIENLPFRNDSINEALTVLPGVQFSEGADISTRGGDILPPAVSISGGKTFENNFTIDGISNNSLIDPEGDTDPVTNNDVPGHAQDLFLDNSLVGAITVYDSNVPARFGNFKGGVVDAEIISPDPWFGGKLFYRTTRDEWTSFHIDQEDEQDFLNSTDHRQQPKFRKHHFGFDLHLPVSSRLMTLAAYRQMYSRIPLKQDEETETQERRGENYLLKTVFLATEDTSFSFLWTYAPYRGVYFKDGFRDSEFTLRGGGHLFSVTGHTRLPLGDLDVQVAYRTSENSRKAPTDMIQTEISDNVWDKEGFLGDIEKTQESYQIKTDFAFRPFSTGPIHHGVNTGLDIQRIEAKTERVDTSYLYTYLIDAPPRRTAYEKGETEVLQRMYSFHLEDIVRWARLEVRPGVRLDYDDFTHNLNLAPRLMAGLDLFGDQQTFLIAGFNRYYANNILAYKLREALNPTYQERWSETDGWTLYSRSVTDSKYSELETPFTDEQVLGLEHQLFGGKAALRYVHRKGRDELAKTFEQEEDGIYYNTPNNNGSSRHESYRISWERQWAKHYLTINAAYQKTETSNESYDELLEEEDLHERVWYDGRLLEASEMPRKDFNRNWIVNLAYVGKFPYGFTFSGLAKYRSGYEKLKTTGEDMILPNGDSVPIFDKVKKGGSVVVSCRLEWEKDLWSDQSMILSLDAFNLLNKKVTISDPDSNEFADEIGRQIWAGLEYRF; from the coding sequence GTGGTGGTAAAGGCAGGAAAACCGGAAATCACCGGAAACGGTACCGTCATCAAACGGGAAACCATTGAAAATTTGCCCTTCCGTAATGACAGCATCAACGAGGCCTTGACGGTCCTGCCCGGGGTTCAGTTCAGCGAGGGTGCAGATATCTCCACCAGGGGTGGCGATATCCTTCCTCCGGCTGTCTCCATATCCGGCGGCAAAACATTCGAAAACAATTTCACTATTGACGGCATCAGCAACAACAGCCTGATCGACCCGGAGGGAGACACCGATCCGGTGACCAACAATGATGTCCCAGGTCACGCTCAGGACCTGTTTCTCGACAATTCACTGGTCGGCGCCATCACCGTGTATGACAGCAATGTGCCGGCCCGGTTCGGCAATTTCAAAGGCGGGGTAGTCGATGCCGAAATCATCAGCCCCGATCCGTGGTTCGGCGGCAAGCTGTTTTATCGAACGACCCGGGACGAATGGACCAGTTTCCATATCGATCAGGAGGACGAGCAGGATTTTCTCAATTCAACAGACCACCGGCAGCAGCCGAAGTTTCGCAAGCATCATTTTGGCTTCGACCTGCATCTCCCCGTCTCTTCAAGGCTCATGACCCTGGCCGCCTACCGCCAGATGTACTCACGGATTCCGCTGAAGCAGGACGAAGAGACCGAGACGCAGGAGCGCCGCGGCGAAAACTACCTGCTGAAAACCGTTTTTCTGGCGACGGAAGATACCAGCTTCAGTTTTCTCTGGACCTACGCCCCCTATCGCGGAGTCTATTTCAAGGACGGTTTCCGGGACAGCGAGTTCACCCTCCGTGGCGGCGGCCATCTCTTTTCCGTTACTGGCCATACGCGACTGCCCCTTGGCGACCTCGATGTTCAGGTCGCCTACCGCACCAGCGAAAACTCCCGTAAAGCTCCAACCGATATGATTCAGACGGAAATCAGTGATAACGTCTGGGATAAAGAGGGTTTTCTTGGAGATATTGAAAAAACCCAGGAAAGTTATCAGATCAAAACTGATTTCGCCTTTCGCCCTTTCTCCACCGGCCCCATTCATCATGGCGTCAACACAGGTTTAGACATCCAGAGAATCGAAGCCAAAACCGAGCGTGTGGATACCAGTTATCTGTATACCTATCTGATCGATGCCCCCCCACGACGAACAGCTTACGAAAAAGGCGAGACCGAAGTCCTTCAACGGATGTACAGCTTCCATTTGGAAGACATAGTGCGTTGGGCCAGGCTTGAGGTTCGGCCGGGCGTCCGTCTCGATTATGATGACTTTACGCATAACCTCAACCTGGCCCCCCGCCTAATGGCGGGCCTGGATCTTTTCGGCGACCAGCAAACCTTTCTGATCGCCGGCTTCAACCGCTACTATGCCAACAATATCCTTGCCTACAAACTGAGGGAGGCGCTGAATCCGACATATCAGGAGCGCTGGTCGGAAACCGATGGCTGGACTCTTTATAGCCGGTCCGTCACCGATTCCAAATATTCGGAGCTCGAAACTCCCTTTACCGACGAGCAAGTTCTCGGTCTGGAACACCAGCTGTTTGGCGGCAAGGCTGCACTGAGATACGTTCATCGCAAAGGCCGGGACGAACTGGCCAAGACATTCGAGCAGGAAGAGGACGGCATTTATTACAACACGCCGAACAACAACGGCAGCAGCCGACATGAGAGCTACAGGATCTCCTGGGAGCGGCAGTGGGCCAAACATTACCTGACCATCAACGCCGCCTATCAGAAAACCGAGACCAGCAATGAGTCCTATGACGAGCTTCTGGAGGAGGAGGACCTTCACGAGAGGGTCTGGTACGATGGTCGACTGCTGGAAGCAAGTGAGATGCCGAGGAAGGATTTCAACCGTAACTGGATCGTCAATCTGGCCTATGTCGGAAAGTTTCCTTATGGATTCACCTTCAGCGGGCTGGCCAAGTACCGAAGTGGCTATGAAAAATTGAAAACCACCGGAGAGGACATGATCCTCCCCAACGGGGATTCGGTGCCGATCTTTGACAAGGTAAAAAAGGGCGGGTCGGTCGTCGTTTCCTGCCGCCTCGAATGGGAAAAGGACCTCTGGTCGGATCAGAGCATGATTCTAAGCCTTGATGCCTTCAATCTGTTGAATAAAAAAGTGACGATTTCCGATCCTGACTCCAACGAATTCGCCGATGAAATCGGGCGGCAGATCTGGGCCGGTCTGGAGTACCGCTTTTGA
- the kdsB gene encoding 3-deoxy-manno-octulosonate cytidylyltransferase, whose translation MTVAAIIPARYASTRFPGKPLQLILGKTMIERVYRQVSQASLVDRIIVATDDQRIFQAVESFGGEVVMTRADHATGTDRLAEVAADLTTDLIVNIQGDEPLIDPAMIEAAIVPLKRDAGIPMGTLKTPIGSRAEFLDPNVVKVVTDSEGFALYFSRAPIPHWRDGASLHPEAFKHIGLYVYRRDFLLRYASLPPTRLESLEKLEQLRALENGYRIRVVETDLISIGVDVPEDVARVEAHLRGMS comes from the coding sequence ATGACAGTCGCCGCCATCATCCCAGCCCGTTATGCTTCAACCCGTTTCCCGGGCAAACCTTTGCAGCTGATTCTGGGGAAAACCATGATCGAAAGGGTCTACCGGCAGGTGTCCCAGGCCTCTTTGGTCGACAGAATCATTGTCGCCACCGATGATCAGCGCATCTTCCAGGCCGTCGAATCTTTCGGCGGGGAAGTGGTCATGACCCGTGCCGATCATGCCACCGGCACGGATCGGCTGGCTGAAGTGGCCGCAGACCTCACCACGGATCTGATTGTCAACATCCAGGGAGACGAGCCCCTCATCGACCCGGCCATGATCGAGGCCGCCATTGTGCCCCTGAAACGGGATGCGGGTATACCGATGGGCACCCTGAAGACGCCCATCGGCAGCCGGGCAGAGTTCCTGGATCCGAACGTGGTCAAAGTCGTGACCGACAGCGAGGGTTTCGCCCTCTATTTTTCCCGCGCGCCCATCCCTCATTGGCGTGACGGGGCAAGCCTGCACCCCGAAGCCTTCAAGCATATCGGCCTGTATGTCTATCGCAGGGATTTTCTGCTCAGATACGCCTCTCTGCCTCCCACCCGGCTGGAGAGCCTGGAAAAGCTGGAGCAGCTGCGGGCGCTGGAAAACGGCTACCGGATTCGGGTGGTGGAAACCGACCTGATCAGCATCGGGGTGGACGTGCCCGAGGATGTGGCACGGGTTGAGGCTCACCTTCGGGGGATGAGCTGA